From Rhodoferax sp. AJA081-3, the proteins below share one genomic window:
- a CDS encoding LysE/ArgO family amino acid transporter — MSSFANLVPMAPAFNAGLALCLSLIMALGAQNTHVIRMGLQGQHVLLTVVLCIASDIVLIALGVFGVAQLGGLSPALKAALIAGGAVFLLFYGAQAFARFRKPAEGTDALASVAASPTATKPLSRRQATLAALAFAWLNPHAWLDTAVLIGSASLAWGTPGNAAFGAGAAAGSVIWFGGLGLAVFWLGQRLGKPSIWRALDGLVALMMWGTALVLLWGLVA; from the coding sequence GTCCCTCATCATGGCGCTGGGCGCACAAAACACACATGTCATTCGCATGGGGCTGCAGGGCCAGCATGTGCTGTTGACCGTGGTGCTGTGCATCGCCTCCGACATCGTGCTGATTGCGCTCGGTGTATTTGGCGTGGCCCAGTTGGGTGGCTTGTCTCCCGCACTCAAAGCCGCACTGATCGCCGGGGGCGCTGTGTTTTTGCTCTTCTACGGTGCGCAGGCTTTTGCGCGCTTTCGCAAACCCGCCGAAGGCACGGACGCGTTGGCATCCGTTGCTGCGTCTCCCACAGCAACCAAACCCCTGAGCCGCCGACAGGCCACCTTGGCCGCGCTGGCCTTTGCCTGGCTCAACCCCCATGCCTGGCTGGACACGGCCGTGCTGATCGGCTCCGCATCCCTGGCCTGGGGCACGCCCGGCAACGCCGCGTTTGGTGCGGGTGCGGCGGCGGGCTCGGTGATCTGGTTTGGCGGCTTGGGGCTGGCCGTGTTCTGGTTGGGTCAGCGCCTGGGCAAGCCATCCATCTGGCGCGCATTGGACGGCCTGGTGGCGCTGATGATGTGGGGTACGGCCTTGGTCTTGTTGTGGGGCTTGGTGGCTTAG